DNA from Lentilitoribacter sp. Alg239-R112:
TGTGGATGCGCCGATGGCATTAAAGGCAGTTCTTTCAATCACACCATTAGATATCTACGTCGAGGATGCAGCCTTTTCTATGCAAGATGCAGGCGATCCCGATAACTTTCCCGCTGCAGTTCAAACGTTCCAGACAATTATAAATGATGTCTGCAGTTCTAATCACAATATCAAACAGCTCGAACGTTTTGCATTTTACGAACATGCAAAGAACGCATTTGCAATTGTCCAAACTGGTGAAACCCGACATTACGGCAATATTATTTTGAAGAAGGGCGTTCTTCCCAGCGCTTAACTCACCGAAAGCGCAGAAAACTTTACAAGTAAACAAAATCGAAATTTATTAAGCTTCGGGTAACCATCAGCGTTTAGGTTTAGTAAACCTATCTCTTTATCGAGAGGAAAAGGAAGATGAAACCGAATGCTAAGAGCAATATAGCAAAATTTGTCTCTCCAGAGGAGACAACATTTAAATACGACCATATGTATGACGCAGGTCTTAAGCTACCACAGCGCGCACGGGCAATGATTGCACAACATTACTATCAACGTGTCCACCTTCGTGAACTGGGTCTTCGCCTTATAGCAACATGCGATTTGCATATTGTTCAGCAGGTTTTTGGTTCCGCTTCTGATGTTCTGTTGCAGCAAGCTGAACAATTTAAAGAGCAAGACTAAACGACCGAAACCTCATAACGAACAATCGCTAACTAAGCACCTTAGTCCGCACTTGGTGCATCCTTCGTATTACGCCTCATCTTCGCAAACAATGGCGATAGCATTGGCACAAAAAGACAAGCTACAGCGATTGCCAAAATAGTGAACGTCAACGGACGTTCCCAAAGAAATGACCATGAATCATTGTTAATCAACAATGCGCGTCGCAAGTTCTCTTCCATCATCCCGCCCAAAATGAAGCCCAGAATCATTGGGGCAAGCGAGAAAGAAAGCAACCGTAGAACCGTTGCAGCTAAGCCAAACAACACCATCAATTGAATATCAAACGTATTAAAGGAGACGAAATAAACGCCAATTAGCGAAAAAAACAAGATCAACGGCAGCAGGAACTTTGCCGGAATAGCCAGAACGCGCGCAATATATGGTATCAATGGCAAGTTAAGAACAAGCAGAATAATATTGCCCAGCCACATCGACACAATCACAGCCCAGAATACATCTGGCTGATCGATGTACAGTCGCGGCCCAGGTTGAATTCCATAACCTATTAATGCGCCAAGCATGATGGCAGTGGTCCCAGACCCCGGAATGCCAAGTGTAAGCAACGGCACAAATGAACCTGTCGCAGCTGCATTATTCGCGGTTTCCGGAGCAGATAATCCACGCACAGATCCCTTGCCAAACAGCTTACCCTTTTCAGCACCTGCAATACGTTGTTCGGTACCATAAGCAAGGAAACTCGCAATCGTAGCCCCGGCACCAGGTAAAACACCAATCAAGAAACCAAGAACGGAAGAGCGGCCAATAACCGGCACCATTTCTTTCACTTCGTCCTTACTTACGGCCATAGACCCCAATTCAGCAGCAGCTTTGCGCTCTTCTTCGCGCTTACTTTCATCCACTTTCTTGATGATCGCCATCAACGCTTCTGACAAGGCAAAGGTCGCCATTACAAGAAGGAGAAATGAAATCCCGTCAACAAGATCAATCATCCCCAGCGTAAAACGCGGTACGCCGACAGTTTGGTCTGTCCCAACGGTTGATAACATGAGCCCGAATATTGTCATCAAGAGCGCTTTGAGAACCTCACCCTTTCCGGCAAAGGCAGCGACCGCCGATAGGCCAAGTACCATCAATGCAAAATAATCAGTTGATTGAAATGATAAGGAAACAGAGGCCAAGTATGGTGCGGAAACAAGAAGTAATAATGCGGCAATAACACCGCCTGAGAAAGATGAGTAAGCAGCAATAGCTAAAGCCTTACCCGCCATCCCTTTCTTTGCCATCGGGTAACCATCAAATGAAGTTGCCACTGTTGATGCCACTCCAGGTGCGTTGATTAGGATTGATGATGTTGAGCCACCAAAAATAGCACCATAATAAACCGCAGCCATCAGGATGATGCCGGCCGAAGGTTCAAGACTTGCCGCAATTGGGATCATCAGCGCAATGGCCGACATTGGACCAAGGCCCGGGAGCATACCAATGAACGTGCCCACAAGGCAGCCCATGATAACGAACCCAATATTTTGCAGCGTAAAGGCCGTTTCTAAACCAATTAGAATACCGTCTAGCATGGCCTTAACCTCTTAAAAAGAATGGAAATGGTTCGATAAACACACTCAAACCATAGTTCATCAAGACCCAAAAACTAACAACGAGCGGAACAGCCACAAGAACTAACTTAAGCACGTTACGTTCACCCAACATTGTAAAACCAATCATTAGAAATAACGATGTTGACAGAAGAAAACCCAATGGGCGAACAGTTAAGCCGTAGATTGACATCAAGATAAGAAATGCTAGCCCCAACGGCCAGTTCAAATTCTTAAGAGTAAAACGCTCAGTATTGGACGGGAATACGATGATCGCGACGGACAGTGCCATACCTAAATAGGCCAATGCCTGCGGTATTGTACGCGGCGTAAAAGCTTGCCCCGCTTGAAAGGGAAGTAAGCGAATGTCGCCAATTTTCAAAAAGTAGAAGATGCAAAATGCCAAAAGTAGCATGCCGCCTATGCGGTCTTTTGTAAAGAACATCACATCCTCCCCAGAACATGTTCATATAACATTATAATCAAATTGCCGGACCAATCGACTAGTCCGGCAATTCTTTATTTGGTCGGCAACTCCCTAGAGGAAGCCAAGCTCTTTCATAAGACCACCAATTTGCTCTTCTTGACCTTCCAAGAAATTCACAAAGTCAGCATCTGCGTTGAAGATATCAACCCAGCCATTGCGGTCACGAACAGTTGCCCATTCATCGGTTGAATACATTTCTTTCAAAGCTGCAATATACTCAGCCTTTTTCTCATCTGAAAGACCGGGAGCCCCAAAGAAACCACGCCAGTTCACAAAGCTAGTTCCTTTTGAACCTGCTTCATCACATGTTGGAACAGTATCCATTGCAGCAACGCGTGCTTCTGATGTTACGCAAAGGATTTTAACTTCACCTTGGCGTGCCAATTCAATAGCCTCACCAAAACCAGTCGCAAGAGCTTTGATCTCGCCTGAAAGAAGGCCAGCCATAGCTTTACCGCCAGCATCATATGGAATGTATTTGACTTTCGTCGCATCAGCGCCAGCATTTTTCATAACGAGAGCCGCAATCAAGTGATCCATACCACCTGCAACAGAACCGCCACCAACAGCAACATTTGTTGAATCAGCATTATAGGCTGCAACGAGATCACCAAAAGAATTCAAAGTAGAATCCTTGTTCACAACCATCGCACCATAATCACCAATTGTACCGGCGATTGGCGTTAGATCACGAAAAGATTGCGGAAACACTTTTGTCAAAGAACGAATGACGATCGGTGTCGAATTTACCATCAATGTGTCTTGATCTTTGGTTTCAATAATGTGAGCAATTGCTTTACCGCCGCCGCCGCCAGACATATTTTCATATGTTGCGTTGCCAACAAGGCCAGATTTTGTCAAAGCTTCGCCAGTTCCGCGAGCTGTACCATCCCAACCACCACCAGCACCGCCAGGGATCAAGAATTTGATAGTATCGACTTTTTTATGGCCATCAGCGTGAGCAACTCCCATTGCGCCAAACGCAACAGCACTCGCAGCAAGTGCGATTTTAAGTGTATTTAACATATTTTCCTCCACGAAAACTTATCAGAACGTGTGTCCTGTTCGCAAAGTAGAGCAAAGGAAGCTGACATTTAGCTGACAATGAGCCAATGTACATCTATTCTCCGCGAAGCGCCCTGTTCCAGCGTTCAAAAAACCGGGCTCGTTTTACTTGGTCAAGATAAGCAACCAAACCAGGTCCAATGGAGATCGGTCTTAATCTTGTACCAAACTTTTCTCTAAAAGCCGATGCGGTATTATCCCCCTTAATGGCTGGATGAACTGCTGCTAGCTCCAGATCCTCCGCCATTATTCTCTGGCCTTTTTCAGACATAAGAAAACGCAAAAATTGCGCACTTAACTCTGGATTTTCAGCTGCCTTTGGTACGAGTGCTATGCGCGTCATCACAACGGTAAAATCTTCTGGCAAAATTATGCCCAAATCAGGATTGGTAGCTGCCCACGACTGGGCATAGGAGCCTAAAATATTGTATCCCAAAGACAATTTACCATCAGATACACGCTCGAGTATAGAAGCAGAACTTGGATATAGTTTAACACCAGATGCGCCCATGGCATTTACAAGTGACCATATATCCCTGTCATGCTCGATATCTCTTGCTAAAAACAAGAAACCAAGACCTGACCGCTCAATGTCATATGTGCCTATTTGGCCAAACAAATCAGAATTTTGGTCCTTCAAAAGCAATGCAAGCTCCGACCGATTGGCGGGCGGTTTTGACGTCTTAAATTTTGTTTTGTTGTAAACAATAACAGATGGCTCAAACGTTAATCCAAAGGCACTATCTTGCCATTTAGCCCAACTTGGCCATTGTGGGTCCGTTGGGCGAATAGCAAGAGCATACCCGTCGTTGACTAGCTTGACCTGCAAATCCATAGCTGAGGAAATAACAAGGTCGGCTGTGTTTTGACCGCCATCACTTTCTTGTATTACTCGTTCATAAATATCTAATGTTTGAAGGTCGTAATATTGAATTTCTATGTCTGGATTTTGTTCTTGGAAAACAGCGATTAGAGGCTCAGCCAAAACCTCTTCCAGCGATGAATAAATGGTCAAGATCGAACTATTTTGATCACTTTTTGCTGGAAAAATCGATTGACCGTGAGCAATATCATGGGCATGAATTGAGAAAAAACATGAAAATAGAAATATTAGGATCTTACGCATAGGTTTAATGTGCATGAGTTCTTACCAATGACAAGGTGAAAAATATCTTTCATTGTTTTTGAAGCGAGATTGAATGCGAATTTTACTAATTGAAGACAATGAAGAGCTCGGCTTGGGGATTATGAAACTCCTTGGGAAAACTTATGCAATAGATCAAGCGAACAATGGCGAATATGCCATTTCTTCAATCCTCGTGCAGGATTATGATTTAGTTATCCTGGATCTTGGCCTACCCGATATGGATGGTCTGGACGTTCTGAAGGAAATTCGCAGCAATCGAAAATCCACACCTGTTCTAATTCTGACGGCCAGAGGCGCGCTCGATGACCGAATCTCGGGACTGGATTTAGGGGCGGATGATTATATGACAAAGCCCTTTGAAATCGACGAATTGCAAGCGCGCGTGCGGGCTCTTCTTCGCCGGGTATCAATGGAGAAAACATCTCTTTTAGAGTTTGGCGCAATCAATCTGGATGTCCGATCCAATGTCGTATTGTCCGGATCTGAACCAATAGAGATGACACCGAGGGAGATCATGGTCCTGCAGGCGCTCATGATGGCAAGCGGTCGTTTGCTATCCAAATCGCAACTACTCGAGAGCATCACAAATTTCGAAGAAGATGTCAGTGAAAATGCGATTGAACAATATGTCAGCCGCGTACGCAAAAAACTTGCACCTCACGGTGTGACCATTCATGCAGCACGAGGTTTGGGCTATCATTTGAGAGAGTTAAATTGAACAGGCCCAACATAAGTCCCGACACCGAAAATCAGACCTACTCAATTCGCACAAGATTGCTGTTATGGTTGCTTGGGCCACTTATTATAATTGGGTTTGTTGCACTACTTGATGGCTATCGGGAGGCACGAACCACTGCAGACAAAGTTTCAGATCGCGTTCTTTCTGGGTCAGCGCTCGCAATTGCAGAGCGCGTTTTTGTCAATGAAAATGGTGATCTGGAAGTTGACATCCCCTACGTCGCACTTCAAATGCTAACGTCATCAGAGGATGATCGTGTATTTTATAAAGTTGAAAACGGTTCAGGTGAATTCATCACAGGTTATCGAAACCTCAATATCCCAGACCTAGACAACAGATCTGCGGATGAGATAACCTTCACTGACGGGCGATTTCGCGATGTAGCAATACGAATAGCGACCTATAAAGCAGCAGCATCTTCTAACACAAAATCTCTAGGTTTTACTGTAGCCGTGGCGGAAACCACAAATGCGCGAAATGCGATTGCGGAGGACTTGCTAATAAGTTCCGCCATTCGAGTGTCGGCGCTCATTTTTGCAGCAGCTATTCTCGTCTGGTTTGCAGTAACGCGATCCCTGATACCTCTGCTTAAACTAGAAGCAGCCGTAGAACGTAGAAGCCCAGAAGATATCCGTCCTATTGAACATAAAGTGCCAAAAGAAGTATCTGGGTTAGTTGTCACGATTAATGATCTTGTTGCAAGGTTTGCAAACTCTATTCGAGCCTTAAAGAACTTTACGTCCAATGCAAGCCATCAGTTCCGCACACCATTAGCAATCATAAAAACTCATCTGGAAATTGCTTCTCGCGAAGAAAACCCCGACGCTCGAAAGAAAGCAATAGCAGATGCTCAAATTGCAGTTGGAGACGCCGAGCGCCTTATGTCTCAGATGCTTCTTCTGGCTCGTATCGATGCCTCCTCAAAAAGAGAAATGCAAAGTCAAACTTGCAACCTGACATCCATCACCAAAAAAGTATGCGAAGACACGGTTTTACAACTCTCAAATAGCAACAGACTTGATGTCGACCTAGGATATACAGGCAAGGATGATCTTCAAATCATCGGCGATAAAACGCTCATTCAGGAAGTCGTGCGCAACCTTATAGACAATGCAATGAAGCATGGAGGAGCCAATGTGCAAATCGACGTCTCTGTGACAAGATCTGAAAAGCATATAGCACTAGAAATCTCTGACGATGGTCCTCAGTTTGAAATGCCTAGTTTTGAAAAAACCGCGGCAATGCAAGTTAAAAACGAGAGAAAGAGAAACTCCAATGGCTTTGGACTTTCCATTGTGAAAGACATTTTGGACTTATTCGATGCAAAGCTCGTTTATCAGGCCTGTTCTCTTGGACAGGGAAAAACAATCAAAGTAATCTTTATGAAAATCTGAACGCGGCACATAGAAAGACCTGTAGCTTGTTCCAGATCTCTCTACAATTTAGAACGCAGATGTCATATCAACATCGCTGCTGTTTAAAGACAGAAGTTTAAAAGCCTATCCAAAGATCCGTTTAAACTCAGCGATGCACTGCTTGAAACCAGCTTCAAAGTCACCATTGCCGGGATGGTAAACACTTTCGAATGAAACAACACCATCATACTGATCACGCTGAAGAGCCTCTGCAATTGGTTGAAAATGGTTTGCCAATTGCCCCTCGCCCATTTTGCGAACTTCCAATGTTGCACGCGGTGTATCAACCTGAACATCCTTGATGTGGACATGACCTAGATAACCATTACTAACTTCATTATATCCATCTGGATAAGCTAATTCATGACACCAGCAATTATTTGCCGGATCCCAAAGAACCTTTAACGTGTCTTTTGCATCAAGGTCGTCGATCAATTTACGTGCCGTATAGTTGGAATTCACCATTGTCCCATTGCCGGTCTCAACGGCGAGGACAACACCTTCCCGTTTGGCAAGCTCCACCGCAGGTGCAATTAGAGGCGGCATACTATCCCAAGCCCCATGGGCGACGTTCCACTTTTCTGCTCCGTTCTTGCCCCAAAGGATTTGTTCCTTCTTTTGTGTCATTATTCGAACAAGAGGCGAGTCTACTATATGAGCCATTTCAATAACTCGTTTGAGGGCGTCCATATGTTTAGTGTGCAAATCATCACCCGGCTTATTCGCCGATGTCATACCTGCAAAAATATGTCGCGAAAGACAAGAAACAGGCTTACCGCAGTCACGCAACAACAAATCAATATCGCGGATTTCATCCGCGGTATGATCGCCAACTTCCTTATCGTCGACAAATTGAAGTTCTGCATATTCAAGGTCAAATTCATCCATCACATCGATAGCATGCTTAAGATCACGGCTGATGCCGTCACAAATCACTCCTAGTTTCATTTTGATCTGGCCTCCATACGATGTAGTTCAGCACCAACAATATCTTCGATTACTTTCGTACAGATCCAATTATCACCGTCTGGAAATTTGGATTTCCCCGCATGAAATATCTGCATCGCCGCCGCAGCCGTGTGCAATGGAACACCCAGCTCTTCACCCAAATTCATCGATATTGTCAGATCTTTGTGCATTGTATTGATGTGACTGCCTGTACCTTCAAATTGCCGATCGATAATTTTTTCAAGCGCATTATTTACCACACCGCAGCCGGCGGATGACGTTGAGAATACATCAAGAATAACTTGCCCAGGAACGCCGGCCTTCGCAGCGAGAGCTGCGGCTTCAAACGTGGCAGAAAATTGAGCCCCTATGAGCGATTGAAGACACGCTTTAACCGTTTGCCCATCTCCGGCCCGTGAGCCCACGCGGTGAATATTGGCGGATACCGCTTCCATAACAGGCGCAAATTCATCAAGAACATCATTGGGTGCTGCTGCCATCATAGTAAGTGTTCCGCCTTGCGCGCCCGGAAATCCACCGGATACAGGACTATCTATCAACTTAACACCTAGATGTTCTATCGCTTCACCAATCTCGCGCGCTTCCTTAGGCTTGATTGTTGCAGTTAAAATAATGGCACCTTGACCATTCATCTTATGAATGAATCCATCTTTGCCATAAATAACTGATTTCGCCTGGGCACCGGTCATAACCATGACAAAAATTACATCTGCATTGGACCCCACTTCAGAAACATCCGATGCAGCATAACCACCCATTTTTGAGAAGGCTTGCATTCGTTCTGGTTTCAGATCAAAACCCCAAGTCTCATACCCATTACTAATAAGATTTTTGGCAATGCCCGACCCCATGTCGCCCATGCCTATGACACCAATTTTTTTCATAACTCTTCTATGCTCCCGTTTTGGACACAATAAACAAAGGCTTTCGCCTCAACCATTGTGCGGGTTTCAAGCACTCCACCGGAGTGTCGGGCGGGTCCGGAAGACACCCGCTGCCCGAAATCAGTCGTTAGCCTGTCTGGCCTCCAACGTATCTTTAACAAGAACCCATGCCACAGAAAGATGCTCACTTAAAGCATTCTCTGCCTGAGTGGGGTCGCGCTCTAAAATAGCTTCATAAATCTTTCTATGTGCGTCATAGTTAACTTGATTATGATCAGCAGGTCTTTTCATTCTGCCCCAGTTCGGTGCCAACCATGAAATATAACCTTTGTGAATTGTCGAAAATATCGGATTATCCATAATCTGATATAAAACCCCGTGAAACTGCATATCAGTTTCAAAAAAAGTCGGTGTATCATTAATTGCTGCCTGATTAGCATTAAGCGCAGCTTTTAAATTGGCAATATCATCTTTTGTAGCATGAAGCGCCGCGTGACGAACTAATCCTCTCTCGACAAATTCCCGGCTTTTATATAAGTTTGCAACGCCACCAGGTTCATCTAAAAGATGTGTAATGATCTTTCCGGTTGCAGTAAGAACCGTGCCATAATCAGGTTTCTTAACGATCGGTCGATATCGGGGTCTCGATTCTATAAGACCACGATTTGCTAATGTCGAAATTGCCTCACGCACAACAGTTCTACTCATGTTAAACTCTTCCATCAGATCTCTTTCCGCTGGCAAAGGTCTATTATTCTCAAATTGTCCGGAGGCAATTCGTCCCTCTATCTCAGCTACTAGATCATCTGATGCTCTTCGCATAACACTCGCCCGACTTCATATTCAGATCAACTTTGGCACAACCAAAATGAAATTGTAAATATAAAAAAATTTATAAGATATGAAACTAATTGACATGAATCGTCAATGACGATTATTTTTATTATTTATTTTCAATAACATAATAAATAAATTCGAAGAAATCGTTTGAAAAACTATTAAAAACAACTTGACTCAAACAGACTTTCCCGATTTCCTGCACCCAAGTTTGGTTCTACCAAATAAGATTATTATTATTAAGGGAAGTTGGTTTGGCAAAAATAACCTCTATATGTGTTAGGTTATTTCACATTCCGCTAGCAGAAGTGCTGGTCGACGCTAAGCATGGAAATCACACCCATTTCGAACTCATCACCACAACAATACAACTCGATGACGGACGCGAGGGCACAGGATATACATACACGGGTGGTAAAGGCGGTTTTGCGATCAGTGCAATGATTGAGCATGACCTTGCACCGTTTTTAATTGGAAAAGATGCCGAACCAATTGAAAAGCTCTACGAAGCGATGCTTTGGCATGTCCATTATGTAGCCAGAGGTGGCATCGCGTCATTTGCAATCTCAGCAGTTGATATAGCCTTATGGGATCTTAAAGGTAAAGAACTCGGCAAATCCCTTAAACAGATGGTCGGAAACACAAATTCCAGTTGCAAAGCATATTGCGGTGGCATTGATTTGGCATTTTCACTACCGAAGCTCTCAAGTAGCGTTGAGAATTACCTTGAACGTGGTTTCAACGGCGTAAAAATTAAAGTCGGACAGCCAGAATTAAAGACAGACATTGATCGCGTAGAAGCAATACGAAAGCTTATCGGACCTGATTTAGCCTTCATGGTCGATGCAAATTATTCAATGGAAGTTGACCAAGCAATCGAAGCGGCAAATGCTTTTTCTGACTATGATATAAAATGGTTCGAAGAACCTATCATTCCCGATAATTATGAAGGCTACGCACACATCGCTACGATGACTGGAGTTCCATTAGCGATGGGTGAAAATCTACATACAATTCATGAATTTGGTTATGCACTAAACCAATCAAAACTGAGCTACATTCAGCTTGATGCTTCAAATTGCGGCGGAATAACCGGTTTCATGCAAGCCGCCAATTTGGCAAAATCCTTTGGTGTGCCTGTCTGTAGCCATGGCATGCAAGAACTTCATGTCAGCCTTCTGTCGGGCATTCCAGATGCTGGGTGGTTAGAAGTGCATGCATTCCCGAT
Protein-coding regions in this window:
- a CDS encoding RbsD/FucU domain-containing protein, whose protein sequence is MLIGLDPILSPELLYALRAMGHGDEIAIVDANYPASSSTEQLIRLDGVDAPMALKAVLSITPLDIYVEDAAFSMQDAGDPDNFPAAVQTFQTIINDVCSSNHNIKQLERFAFYEHAKNAFAIVQTGETRHYGNIILKKGVLPSA
- a CDS encoding tripartite tricarboxylate transporter permease; this encodes MLDGILIGLETAFTLQNIGFVIMGCLVGTFIGMLPGLGPMSAIALMIPIAASLEPSAGIILMAAVYYGAIFGGSTSSILINAPGVASTVATSFDGYPMAKKGMAGKALAIAAYSSFSGGVIAALLLLVSAPYLASVSLSFQSTDYFALMVLGLSAVAAFAGKGEVLKALLMTIFGLMLSTVGTDQTVGVPRFTLGMIDLVDGISFLLLVMATFALSEALMAIIKKVDESKREEERKAAAELGSMAVSKDEVKEMVPVIGRSSVLGFLIGVLPGAGATIASFLAYGTEQRIAGAEKGKLFGKGSVRGLSAPETANNAAATGSFVPLLTLGIPGSGTTAIMLGALIGYGIQPGPRLYIDQPDVFWAVIVSMWLGNIILLVLNLPLIPYIARVLAIPAKFLLPLILFFSLIGVYFVSFNTFDIQLMVLFGLAATVLRLLSFSLAPMILGFILGGMMEENLRRALLINNDSWSFLWERPLTFTILAIAVACLFVPMLSPLFAKMRRNTKDAPSAD
- a CDS encoding tripartite tricarboxylate transporter TctB family protein; translation: MFFTKDRIGGMLLLAFCIFYFLKIGDIRLLPFQAGQAFTPRTIPQALAYLGMALSVAIIVFPSNTERFTLKNLNWPLGLAFLILMSIYGLTVRPLGFLLSTSLFLMIGFTMLGERNVLKLVLVAVPLVVSFWVLMNYGLSVFIEPFPFFLRG
- a CDS encoding tripartite tricarboxylate transporter substrate-binding protein, with product MLNTLKIALAASAVAFGAMGVAHADGHKKVDTIKFLIPGGAGGGWDGTARGTGEALTKSGLVGNATYENMSGGGGGKAIAHIIETKDQDTLMVNSTPIVIRSLTKVFPQSFRDLTPIAGTIGDYGAMVVNKDSTLNSFGDLVAAYNADSTNVAVGGGSVAGGMDHLIAALVMKNAGADATKVKYIPYDAGGKAMAGLLSGEIKALATGFGEAIELARQGEVKILCVTSEARVAAMDTVPTCDEAGSKGTSFVNWRGFFGAPGLSDEKKAEYIAALKEMYSTDEWATVRDRNGWVDIFNADADFVNFLEGQEEQIGGLMKELGFL
- a CDS encoding ABC transporter substrate-binding protein translates to MHIKPMRKILIFLFSCFFSIHAHDIAHGQSIFPAKSDQNSSILTIYSSLEEVLAEPLIAVFQEQNPDIEIQYYDLQTLDIYERVIQESDGGQNTADLVISSAMDLQVKLVNDGYALAIRPTDPQWPSWAKWQDSAFGLTFEPSVIVYNKTKFKTSKPPANRSELALLLKDQNSDLFGQIGTYDIERSGLGFLFLARDIEHDRDIWSLVNAMGASGVKLYPSSASILERVSDGKLSLGYNILGSYAQSWAATNPDLGIILPEDFTVVMTRIALVPKAAENPELSAQFLRFLMSEKGQRIMAEDLELAAVHPAIKGDNTASAFREKFGTRLRPISIGPGLVAYLDQVKRARFFERWNRALRGE
- a CDS encoding response regulator transcription factor, with amino-acid sequence MRILLIEDNEELGLGIMKLLGKTYAIDQANNGEYAISSILVQDYDLVILDLGLPDMDGLDVLKEIRSNRKSTPVLILTARGALDDRISGLDLGADDYMTKPFEIDELQARVRALLRRVSMEKTSLLEFGAINLDVRSNVVLSGSEPIEMTPREIMVLQALMMASGRLLSKSQLLESITNFEEDVSENAIEQYVSRVRKKLAPHGVTIHAARGLGYHLRELN
- a CDS encoding sensor histidine kinase, translated to MNRPNISPDTENQTYSIRTRLLLWLLGPLIIIGFVALLDGYREARTTADKVSDRVLSGSALAIAERVFVNENGDLEVDIPYVALQMLTSSEDDRVFYKVENGSGEFITGYRNLNIPDLDNRSADEITFTDGRFRDVAIRIATYKAAASSNTKSLGFTVAVAETTNARNAIAEDLLISSAIRVSALIFAAAILVWFAVTRSLIPLLKLEAAVERRSPEDIRPIEHKVPKEVSGLVVTINDLVARFANSIRALKNFTSNASHQFRTPLAIIKTHLEIASREENPDARKKAIADAQIAVGDAERLMSQMLLLARIDASSKREMQSQTCNLTSITKKVCEDTVLQLSNSNRLDVDLGYTGKDDLQIIGDKTLIQEVVRNLIDNAMKHGGANVQIDVSVTRSEKHIALEISDDGPQFEMPSFEKTAAMQVKNERKRNSNGFGLSIVKDILDLFDAKLVYQACSLGQGKTIKVIFMKI
- a CDS encoding TIM barrel protein; translated protein: MKLGVICDGISRDLKHAIDVMDEFDLEYAELQFVDDKEVGDHTADEIRDIDLLLRDCGKPVSCLSRHIFAGMTSANKPGDDLHTKHMDALKRVIEMAHIVDSPLVRIMTQKKEQILWGKNGAEKWNVAHGAWDSMPPLIAPAVELAKREGVVLAVETGNGTMVNSNYTARKLIDDLDAKDTLKVLWDPANNCWCHELAYPDGYNEVSNGYLGHVHIKDVQVDTPRATLEVRKMGEGQLANHFQPIAEALQRDQYDGVVSFESVYHPGNGDFEAGFKQCIAEFKRIFG
- a CDS encoding NAD(P)-dependent oxidoreductase, translating into MKKIGVIGMGDMGSGIAKNLISNGYETWGFDLKPERMQAFSKMGGYAASDVSEVGSNADVIFVMVMTGAQAKSVIYGKDGFIHKMNGQGAIILTATIKPKEAREIGEAIEHLGVKLIDSPVSGGFPGAQGGTLTMMAAAPNDVLDEFAPVMEAVSANIHRVGSRAGDGQTVKACLQSLIGAQFSATFEAAALAAKAGVPGQVILDVFSTSSAGCGVVNNALEKIIDRQFEGTGSHINTMHKDLTISMNLGEELGVPLHTAAAAMQIFHAGKSKFPDGDNWICTKVIEDIVGAELHRMEARSK
- a CDS encoding FCD domain-containing protein, with translation MRRASDDLVAEIEGRIASGQFENNRPLPAERDLMEEFNMSRTVVREAISTLANRGLIESRPRYRPIVKKPDYGTVLTATGKIITHLLDEPGGVANLYKSREFVERGLVRHAALHATKDDIANLKAALNANQAAINDTPTFFETDMQFHGVLYQIMDNPIFSTIHKGYISWLAPNWGRMKRPADHNQVNYDAHRKIYEAILERDPTQAENALSEHLSVAWVLVKDTLEARQAND
- a CDS encoding mandelate racemase/muconate lactonizing enzyme family protein yields the protein MAKITSICVRLFHIPLAEVLVDAKHGNHTHFELITTTIQLDDGREGTGYTYTGGKGGFAISAMIEHDLAPFLIGKDAEPIEKLYEAMLWHVHYVARGGIASFAISAVDIALWDLKGKELGKSLKQMVGNTNSSCKAYCGGIDLAFSLPKLSSSVENYLERGFNGVKIKVGQPELKTDIDRVEAIRKLIGPDLAFMVDANYSMEVDQAIEAANAFSDYDIKWFEEPIIPDNYEGYAHIATMTGVPLAMGENLHTIHEFGYALNQSKLSYIQLDASNCGGITGFMQAANLAKSFGVPVCSHGMQELHVSLLSGIPDAGWLEVHAFPIEHYTERPLVIEDCLAIAPDTHGTGVTFNWEKLEKEDLLSANIRRVA